A single genomic interval of Rosistilla ulvae harbors:
- a CDS encoding HEAT repeat domain-containing protein → MLFGFGKAKPPLTASRRGQIELRMRYLVERFTLPVIQQTAIVTDPASFVSSTTVAEDELPSVASRIAKQLQVDIAGLPVEVVDDSPTAAVHQIGESPKIRIPRAALSDSQGLVTTLAHEISHYRLKQFDPGEMPDQGQWLTELATLCGGFVVAVCNSSVKESCCSTPAATVKTLRGLGYLTSADLGYAAALLARLRNESDPAWGRLLRADAQVTFKQAHKSMPAACTMVLDASTVPGPQSSIQQLAEQLVSTNESFQFLAAEQVSGRQGESCEAFVPALTQMLRSRDEQVVLVAAEALHSIGPRAQAAAPALEHLLNHRVDMIAASAGIALMAIDPNEIVFEHVGDLLENRWSAAIPLSTALAQYGHQAAPAGPSVCRRLVTALRRTEDEIIDSLAACLHAVAAAPMEVIDATISNEEILEWMKGYLASMDEVPAE, encoded by the coding sequence ATGCTATTTGGATTTGGCAAGGCGAAGCCGCCGCTTACGGCGTCGCGCCGCGGGCAGATCGAACTGCGAATGCGGTATTTGGTCGAACGGTTCACATTGCCTGTGATCCAACAGACGGCGATCGTGACAGACCCTGCGTCCTTCGTCTCGTCGACAACCGTGGCTGAGGACGAACTGCCGTCGGTTGCCTCGCGAATCGCCAAACAACTGCAAGTCGATATCGCCGGCTTGCCGGTCGAAGTTGTCGATGACAGCCCGACAGCAGCGGTTCATCAGATCGGCGAATCGCCCAAGATTCGCATCCCTCGGGCAGCCCTGTCGGACAGCCAAGGGTTGGTCACGACCTTGGCACACGAGATTTCGCACTATCGCCTGAAACAGTTCGATCCGGGCGAGATGCCTGACCAGGGACAATGGCTCACCGAACTGGCAACGCTTTGCGGCGGATTTGTCGTCGCCGTTTGCAACAGCAGCGTCAAAGAGTCTTGCTGCAGCACACCCGCTGCCACGGTGAAGACACTCCGCGGTTTGGGCTACCTGACCTCGGCTGACCTCGGTTACGCCGCGGCCCTGTTGGCGCGATTGCGAAATGAATCCGATCCTGCGTGGGGCCGGTTGTTGCGCGCCGATGCTCAGGTGACGTTCAAACAAGCTCACAAATCGATGCCGGCGGCCTGCACGATGGTCCTCGACGCATCGACGGTCCCCGGACCGCAAAGTTCGATACAACAGTTGGCCGAACAACTGGTTTCGACCAATGAATCGTTTCAGTTCCTGGCAGCGGAGCAGGTGTCCGGGCGACAGGGTGAATCGTGCGAAGCCTTTGTTCCGGCGCTGACGCAAATGCTGCGCTCACGCGACGAACAGGTAGTCCTTGTCGCGGCCGAAGCCCTGCATTCGATAGGACCTCGCGCGCAGGCCGCAGCGCCCGCTCTGGAGCATCTGCTGAATCACCGCGTCGATATGATCGCCGCTTCGGCCGGGATCGCGCTGATGGCGATCGATCCCAACGAAATCGTCTTCGAGCATGTCGGCGATCTGTTGGAAAACCGCTGGTCCGCCGCGATTCCGCTCTCGACCGCACTGGCCCAATACGGACATCAAGCTGCCCCCGCGGGGCCCAGTGTCTGTCGCCGGTTAGTCACCGCGCTCCGTCGCACCGAAGATGAGATCATCGACTCGCTAGCCGCCTGTCTGCACGCGGTCGCCGCCGCCCCGATGGAAGTCATCGACGCAACGATCTCCAACGAAGAGATCCTGGAGTGGATGAAGGGCTATCTGGCGAGCATGGATGAAGTTCCGGCCGAATGA
- the ppdK gene encoding pyruvate, phosphate dikinase, which yields MAKKKAAGASSKMVYYFGKTKTEGQGEGKQLLGGKGVNLAEMTRIGLPVPPGFTITTACCDSYYKNGKQLPKGLMDEVNEAVAILEKELDKKFGDDENPLLVSVRSGAAVSMPGMMNTILNLGLNDAATEGLAKATDNPRFAYDAYRRLINMYGDVVMGIDHEEFEHAFDKIKTKYKVDLDTDVPAEGLKELCEAYKAVFKKHGGEDFPQDPIHQLQLAIEAVFGSWNTERAVRYREIENIRGLLGTAVNVQSMVYGNMGDDSGTGVAFTRDPSSGQNKFFGEFLINAQGEDVVAGIRTPQPVIEMKKWNKAVHAELIAIKDKLESHYKDVQDIEFTIEKGKLYMLQTRDGKRTGIAAVKIAVDMVKEGLIDEKTAVLRIPAGDLTQCLLPSFIPAAKKKANVLATGLPASPGAAVGQLAFTAAEAKARAEAGESVLLIRKETSPEDVDGMHAAAGILTSTGGMTSHAAVVARGWGKCCVAGAGDVDINEKTKKITVNGKTYGVGDTLSLDGTSGEVMEGAVDRQEPKLGGDFGTVMEWADKYRTLGVRTNADTPEDSKRARAFGAEGIGLCRTEHMFFEGDRIGHMRAMILATTEEDRRKALAKLLPFQRKDFVGIFTAMKGLPVTVRLLDPPLHEFLPHEKAAQKEMAEALGISTAEVKKRAEQLHEMNPMLGHRGCRLSVTYPEILEMQVTAITEAAIACVNKKVDAKAEIMIPLVGTRAELSMLREKVEATIEATKAAKKFDGELDILIGTMIEIPRAALTADEVAQDADFFSFGTNDLTQMTFGYSRDDINTFLPDYLKQDILHGDPFQSLDTTGVGQLVEMGVKKGRSSKKGLKCGICGEHGGDPASIQFCHEVGLDYVSCSPFRVPIARLAAAQAALKK from the coding sequence ATGGCAAAGAAGAAAGCGGCTGGTGCTTCCAGCAAAATGGTTTATTACTTCGGTAAGACCAAGACCGAAGGCCAAGGCGAAGGCAAGCAATTGTTGGGCGGCAAAGGCGTCAACCTGGCAGAGATGACTCGCATCGGCCTGCCCGTTCCTCCCGGTTTCACGATCACCACCGCCTGCTGCGATTCGTACTACAAGAACGGCAAGCAATTGCCTAAGGGCTTGATGGACGAAGTCAACGAAGCGGTTGCCATCCTGGAAAAGGAATTGGACAAGAAGTTCGGCGACGACGAAAACCCATTGTTGGTTTCGGTTCGTTCGGGTGCTGCGGTTTCGATGCCCGGTATGATGAACACGATCTTGAACCTGGGCCTCAACGACGCCGCCACCGAAGGTTTGGCCAAAGCGACCGACAACCCACGCTTCGCTTACGACGCTTACCGCCGCTTGATCAACATGTACGGCGACGTCGTGATGGGAATCGATCACGAAGAATTCGAGCACGCGTTCGACAAGATCAAGACCAAATACAAAGTCGATCTGGACACCGACGTGCCAGCTGAAGGCTTGAAGGAACTGTGCGAAGCTTACAAAGCTGTCTTCAAGAAGCACGGCGGCGAAGATTTCCCTCAGGATCCAATCCACCAGTTGCAACTGGCGATCGAAGCTGTCTTCGGCAGCTGGAACACTGAACGCGCCGTTCGCTATCGCGAGATCGAAAACATCCGCGGCCTGTTGGGCACCGCGGTTAACGTTCAATCGATGGTCTATGGCAACATGGGCGACGACAGCGGAACCGGCGTTGCGTTCACTCGCGATCCTTCCAGCGGTCAAAACAAGTTCTTCGGCGAGTTCTTGATCAATGCTCAAGGCGAAGACGTGGTCGCGGGTATCCGTACACCACAGCCTGTGATCGAGATGAAGAAGTGGAACAAAGCTGTCCACGCCGAATTGATCGCGATCAAAGACAAGCTGGAATCGCACTACAAAGACGTCCAAGACATCGAGTTCACGATCGAGAAGGGCAAGCTGTACATGCTGCAGACCCGCGACGGAAAGCGAACCGGTATCGCTGCCGTCAAGATCGCCGTCGACATGGTCAAAGAAGGCCTGATCGACGAGAAGACCGCTGTTCTGCGTATCCCCGCTGGCGACTTGACCCAGTGCCTGCTGCCAAGCTTCATCCCTGCGGCGAAAAAGAAAGCCAACGTCTTGGCAACGGGGCTGCCCGCTTCGCCAGGTGCTGCGGTTGGCCAATTGGCGTTCACCGCTGCGGAAGCCAAGGCGCGTGCGGAAGCTGGCGAATCGGTCCTCTTGATCCGTAAAGAAACCAGCCCCGAAGACGTCGACGGCATGCACGCCGCTGCGGGTATCTTGACCAGCACCGGCGGTATGACCAGCCACGCGGCAGTTGTTGCTCGCGGTTGGGGCAAGTGCTGCGTCGCGGGTGCCGGCGATGTCGACATCAACGAGAAGACCAAGAAGATCACCGTCAACGGCAAGACCTACGGTGTTGGCGACACGTTGAGCCTGGACGGCACCAGCGGCGAAGTCATGGAAGGTGCTGTCGATCGCCAAGAGCCTAAGTTGGGCGGCGACTTCGGTACCGTGATGGAATGGGCCGACAAGTATCGCACCCTGGGGGTTCGCACCAACGCCGATACGCCTGAAGACAGCAAGCGTGCTCGCGCGTTTGGCGCCGAAGGCATCGGACTGTGCCGCACCGAGCACATGTTCTTCGAAGGCGACCGTATCGGTCACATGCGTGCGATGATCCTGGCGACGACCGAAGAGGATCGCCGCAAGGCATTGGCTAAGTTGTTGCCGTTCCAACGCAAGGACTTCGTCGGCATCTTCACCGCGATGAAGGGACTGCCGGTAACCGTCCGTCTGTTGGATCCACCATTGCACGAATTCCTGCCACACGAAAAAGCCGCTCAAAAAGAGATGGCCGAAGCGTTGGGAATCTCGACTGCCGAAGTCAAGAAGCGTGCTGAACAGCTGCACGAAATGAACCCAATGTTGGGTCACCGCGGTTGCCGTTTGAGCGTCACGTATCCCGAAATCCTCGAGATGCAGGTCACCGCGATCACCGAAGCTGCGATCGCTTGTGTCAACAAGAAGGTCGATGCCAAGGCGGAGATCATGATCCCGTTGGTTGGTACTCGCGCCGAATTGTCGATGCTTCGCGAAAAGGTCGAAGCGACCATCGAAGCGACCAAGGCCGCCAAGAAGTTCGACGGCGAATTGGACATCCTGATCGGTACCATGATCGAGATTCCTCGCGCCGCGTTGACCGCCGACGAAGTCGCTCAAGACGCCGACTTCTTCAGCTTCGGTACCAACGACCTGACACAGATGACGTTCGGTTACAGCCGCGACGATATCAACACCTTCCTGCCCGATTACCTGAAGCAGGACATCCTGCACGGCGACCCCTTCCAATCGCTGGACACCACCGGTGTCGGCCAATTGGTCGAGATGGGCGTCAAGAAGGGTCGCAGCAGCAAGAAGGGTCTGAAGTGCGGCATCTGTGGCGAACACGGTGGCGACCCAGCTTCGATCCAATTTTGCCACGAAGTTGGTCTGGATTACGTCAGCTGCAGCCCATTCCGCGTGCCAATCGCACGTCTGGCCGCTGCTCAAGCTGCACTGAAGAAGTAA
- the hemW gene encoding radical SAM family heme chaperone HemW, with product MVIKKDPPWDLAAPARLDPPRSAYVHVPFCQHRCGYCNFSVLAGRDDLVDAYLDALEAELNRLVEPRTVDTLFIGGGTPTHFDSPALTRFLRLVGHWFPLSGGATEFSVEANPNDITQSKLDLLKQFGVDRISLGVQSFNANKLSTLERSHSPDEARRAIQLSAETIGNVSIDLIFATPGETPDVWRADLCDAVAMPLSHLSTYGLTFEKGTQFWNRLQKATIATVIEEDQLQMFRDAIAIPKAAGFEHYEVSNHAMPGRRCQHNMAYWRGVGWYAAGPGAASFVDGRREVNHRSTTTYIKRLLRGESPIAESETLTQEQLIRERVAFGLRMLAGIDLCEVGPLAVVDALLGKKFQMLIEIGMLARTGDRIGLTADGLFVSDSVLSEIL from the coding sequence GTGGTTATAAAAAAGGATCCCCCATGGGACCTCGCCGCCCCGGCGCGATTGGATCCGCCGCGATCCGCGTACGTCCATGTGCCGTTCTGCCAACACCGCTGTGGATACTGCAATTTCAGCGTCCTGGCCGGCCGCGACGATCTCGTCGACGCCTACCTCGACGCCCTCGAGGCGGAACTGAATCGATTGGTCGAGCCGCGCACCGTCGACACGCTGTTCATCGGCGGCGGCACTCCAACCCACTTCGACAGTCCTGCCCTTACCCGTTTCCTGCGACTTGTTGGCCATTGGTTCCCCCTTTCCGGTGGCGCCACCGAGTTCAGTGTCGAAGCGAATCCAAACGATATCACTCAGTCAAAGCTGGATCTTCTGAAGCAATTTGGAGTCGATCGGATCAGCCTTGGCGTGCAATCCTTTAACGCAAACAAATTGAGCACGCTTGAACGATCGCATTCTCCCGACGAAGCGCGGCGGGCGATCCAGTTGTCGGCAGAGACGATCGGCAACGTTTCGATCGACCTGATCTTTGCCACCCCCGGCGAAACGCCCGACGTGTGGAGAGCCGACCTGTGCGATGCGGTCGCGATGCCACTGAGTCATCTGTCGACGTATGGTTTGACGTTCGAAAAGGGGACACAGTTCTGGAATCGGCTGCAGAAAGCGACGATCGCCACGGTGATCGAAGAGGACCAGTTGCAGATGTTCCGCGATGCGATCGCGATTCCCAAGGCCGCCGGTTTTGAGCACTACGAAGTTTCCAACCACGCGATGCCGGGGCGACGTTGCCAGCACAACATGGCGTACTGGCGAGGCGTCGGTTGGTATGCAGCCGGCCCCGGCGCTGCGTCGTTTGTCGACGGGCGGCGTGAAGTCAACCACCGCAGCACGACGACTTACATCAAACGCTTGTTGCGTGGTGAATCGCCGATCGCCGAATCGGAAACCTTGACGCAGGAGCAATTGATTCGCGAGCGGGTGGCGTTTGGGCTGCGAATGTTGGCCGGAATCGATCTGTGCGAAGTCGGACCGCTGGCGGTCGTCGACGCCCTGCTGGGCAAGAAGTTCCAGATGCTGATCGAGATTGGGATGTTGGCGCGGACCGGCGACCGGATCGGATTGACCGCCGACGGGCTGTTCGTCAGCGATTCGGTCCTGTCGGAGATTCTGTAG
- a CDS encoding ATP-grasp domain-containing protein, whose amino-acid sequence MSSSAAGNIVFVGATARAAAQSARRSGLRVAAIDLFGDRDLRDVCDRWSPLRSDRSLTEQLAGESVDAVVPLGGLESRLQELDALRETHRVFGATAQQIRQLNDPAWLDRAAQVAGLARPPRCTHKPSPASGWLFKRALSTGGLGVFIADSMPADSDPDDWFECQIPGRSFGVNFLASRDRVDWIGVAASLRSRQRPKPFQYEGSIGLPMLPDSLQQRLQRLAEYIVQETQLRGLFGIDVIVDPAQRIWLLEVNPRWTASMELFDHGSTSLLQLHVAACQEEEVAAIETSKTLMGKRVLYADRPIHFVYQRLRDAIPAAIQIADVPTENSEIPQGQPICSLIVLGACPREIARQLAAACRNKRVSVDRR is encoded by the coding sequence GTGTCATCTTCCGCCGCCGGGAATATCGTTTTCGTGGGAGCAACCGCCCGCGCCGCGGCTCAGTCCGCACGCCGCAGCGGGCTGCGCGTCGCTGCGATCGATCTCTTTGGCGACCGCGATCTACGCGACGTCTGCGATCGTTGGTCTCCGCTGCGCAGCGACCGATCGCTTACCGAACAGTTAGCTGGCGAGTCCGTCGACGCGGTGGTTCCGCTGGGCGGACTGGAAAGTCGTCTTCAAGAACTCGATGCGCTGCGGGAGACGCATCGTGTTTTCGGCGCTACCGCGCAACAGATCCGCCAGTTGAACGATCCTGCTTGGCTCGATCGAGCTGCCCAAGTCGCGGGACTCGCGCGTCCGCCACGTTGCACGCACAAGCCGTCGCCGGCGAGCGGATGGCTTTTCAAACGAGCGCTCTCTACCGGAGGGCTCGGCGTTTTCATTGCCGATTCAATGCCAGCGGATTCCGATCCAGATGATTGGTTCGAATGCCAGATCCCCGGTCGCAGCTTCGGCGTCAACTTTCTCGCATCCCGCGACCGTGTCGATTGGATCGGTGTCGCGGCGAGTTTGCGGAGCCGCCAGCGGCCGAAACCGTTTCAATACGAGGGATCGATCGGTCTGCCGATGCTTCCCGATTCGCTGCAGCAACGTCTGCAGAGGCTGGCGGAGTACATTGTCCAAGAAACCCAACTCCGCGGCCTGTTTGGGATCGATGTGATCGTCGATCCGGCGCAGCGGATCTGGTTGTTGGAGGTGAATCCACGCTGGACCGCATCGATGGAATTGTTCGATCACGGCTCCACTTCGCTGCTGCAGCTCCACGTCGCCGCATGTCAGGAAGAGGAAGTTGCGGCGATTGAAACATCAAAAACGTTGATGGGGAAGCGCGTACTGTACGCCGATCGCCCGATCCATTTCGTATACCAGCGCCTGCGCGACGCGATCCCGGCCGCGATTCAAATCGCCGATGTGCCAACGGAAAACAGTGAAATTCCCCAAGGGCAACCGATCTGTTCATTGATCGTTCTGGGAGCGTGCCCGCGCGAGATCGCTCGGCAGCTGGCCGCCGCCTGCCGAAACAAGCGGGTGTCCGTCGACCGAAGGTGA
- a CDS encoding FKBP-type peptidyl-prolyl cis-trans isomerase codes for MQITADKVVAFDYKLTDDAGELIDSSEGHEPLLYLHGQGGIVEGLERALEGLTVGDHLNITLQPEEGYGLRSDDLVQEVPRDEFEGVDDFEVGMQFEADTPDGPMIFSIIEVGDELIKVDGNHPLAGETLTFDVTVREIRDATDEELEHGHAHEEGGHDHD; via the coding sequence ATGCAAATTACAGCGGACAAAGTTGTCGCGTTCGATTACAAACTGACCGATGACGCTGGCGAGCTGATCGATTCGTCCGAGGGACACGAACCCTTGCTGTACCTGCACGGTCAGGGCGGAATTGTCGAAGGCCTGGAGCGCGCGCTCGAAGGTCTGACGGTCGGCGATCATTTGAACATCACGCTTCAGCCAGAAGAGGGCTACGGTTTGCGCAGCGACGATCTGGTCCAGGAAGTCCCACGCGATGAATTCGAAGGTGTCGACGATTTCGAAGTCGGCATGCAGTTCGAAGCCGATACCCCCGACGGCCCGATGATTTTTTCGATCATCGAGGTCGGCGACGAATTGATCAAAGTCGACGGGAACCATCCGCTGGCCGGAGAGACGTTGACGTTCGATGTCACGGTTCGCGAAATCCGCGACGCAACCGATGAAGAACTCGAGCACGGACATGCTCACGAAGAAGGTGGTCACGACCACGATTAA
- a CDS encoding MBL fold metallo-hydrolase produces the protein MFENIPLRKCQHAGLTIEGYSRAAVQTCWRIPELKCGFDLGVQPWDFMGTPTWFVSHTHLDHIAALAVYVSRRRMMKMDPPVIYLPAGSIDQCLAMLRCFTRLDKGAMPCELLPANPGDEIELSRELVVNVFPTRHTIESVGFMVSERRKKLKEEFQGLQGTEIRDLRMKGVEVSHETRMPILAYTGDTQPRGLDENPEVFDCKILIAEMTFIAADHRKEKIHKHGHMHLDDWVARKDRFNNELIIASHFSTRYSDQQIRRMVEKKLPGLLGGRLNLWL, from the coding sequence ATGTTCGAAAATATTCCGTTGCGGAAGTGCCAGCACGCCGGCCTGACAATCGAAGGTTATTCGCGCGCGGCAGTGCAAACCTGTTGGCGAATTCCCGAATTGAAGTGTGGATTTGATCTCGGCGTTCAGCCCTGGGATTTCATGGGCACGCCGACTTGGTTTGTCAGCCATACTCACCTGGATCACATCGCTGCGCTGGCCGTTTACGTTTCTCGCCGCCGGATGATGAAGATGGATCCGCCGGTGATCTATCTGCCAGCGGGTTCGATCGATCAATGCCTGGCGATGCTCCGCTGCTTCACGCGGCTGGACAAAGGGGCGATGCCGTGCGAGCTGTTGCCGGCCAACCCAGGAGATGAAATCGAACTCTCCCGCGAACTGGTCGTCAACGTCTTCCCCACTCGGCACACGATCGAATCGGTCGGATTCATGGTCAGCGAGCGGCGGAAGAAGTTGAAAGAAGAATTCCAAGGGCTGCAGGGGACCGAGATTCGCGATCTCCGCATGAAAGGTGTCGAGGTCTCGCACGAGACGCGGATGCCGATCCTCGCCTACACCGGCGACACCCAGCCGCGCGGGCTCGACGAAAATCCGGAGGTCTTCGATTGCAAGATCTTGATCGCGGAGATGACCTTCATCGCCGCCGACCACCGCAAGGAAAAGATCCATAAACACGGCCACATGCATTTGGACGATTGGGTCGCGCGGAAGGATCGCTTCAACAACGAACTGATCATCGCGTCGCATTTCAGCACGCGGTACAGCGACCAACAGATCCGCCGAATGGTCGAAAAGAAGCTGCCCGGCTTGCTCGGCGGCCGGTTGAACCTGTGGTTATAA
- a CDS encoding GNAT family N-acetyltransferase translates to MQMKSIRRATPADQIVAGRIYRDVVSSAHWLPAASRSQTDFAAASVGEEVFVCCDAENVSQGFVAVWRPDAFSHHLYVDSRFRNQGVGTLLLDSLEGWLPRPWTLKCANANRAAIAFYLARGWRWIDTGENEHGQYSVLESVAPRSA, encoded by the coding sequence ATGCAGATGAAAAGCATCCGCCGCGCAACGCCAGCGGACCAGATCGTTGCGGGACGCATCTATCGCGATGTCGTGAGCAGCGCCCATTGGCTGCCCGCCGCATCGCGATCCCAGACCGATTTCGCCGCCGCATCGGTCGGCGAAGAGGTCTTCGTCTGCTGCGACGCAGAAAACGTGAGCCAAGGGTTTGTTGCGGTCTGGCGCCCCGATGCGTTTAGCCATCACCTTTATGTCGATTCCCGCTTTCGAAACCAGGGCGTCGGCACGTTGTTGTTGGATTCGCTCGAAGGCTGGCTCCCCCGTCCCTGGACTCTCAAGTGCGCCAACGCAAATCGTGCGGCGATAGCGTTTTACCTCGCTCGAGGTTGGCGCTGGATCGACACCGGCGAAAATGAACATGGCCAATATTCGGTGTTGGAATCGGTCGCACCCCGATCGGCATAA
- a CDS encoding NAD(P)-dependent methylenetetrahydromethanopterin dehydrogenase, which translates to MTKPKILLQFDTDSHASSFDAVVATDAGVDTLLQYAKVNTENVEGLVHGAMFTRGPEDLHRTAIFVGGSDVAAGEAVYERIEKCFFGPMRVSVMLDSNGANTTAAAAVLRAAKHLDLSQTTALVLGGTGPVGQRVARLLLQAGATVRLSSRQIDRARAVCDAIAARIDCGQRLSAVVGSEAIGGCDAVFACGAAGVQLLSSDELAGSDVRLAIDLNAVPPVGIEGIDVMDRGKSRQDRIDYGAIGVGGTKMKIHRAAIQRLFESNDQQLDAEAIYAIGQTV; encoded by the coding sequence ATGACAAAGCCAAAGATCCTGTTGCAGTTCGACACCGATTCGCATGCCAGTTCGTTTGATGCAGTGGTTGCGACCGATGCAGGGGTCGATACGCTTCTGCAATACGCCAAGGTGAACACTGAAAACGTCGAGGGGCTGGTTCACGGAGCGATGTTTACTCGCGGCCCCGAGGATCTGCATCGCACAGCAATTTTTGTCGGTGGCAGCGACGTAGCGGCGGGGGAAGCTGTCTACGAACGAATTGAGAAGTGCTTTTTTGGTCCGATGCGGGTCTCGGTGATGCTCGATTCCAACGGCGCCAACACAACGGCTGCCGCGGCGGTGCTGCGCGCCGCAAAACATCTCGATTTGAGCCAAACAACTGCCTTGGTTCTGGGAGGTACCGGACCAGTGGGGCAACGCGTCGCTCGGCTACTGCTGCAAGCGGGGGCCACAGTCCGATTGTCTTCGCGGCAAATCGATCGCGCGAGGGCGGTTTGCGATGCGATTGCCGCGAGAATCGATTGCGGCCAGCGATTGAGTGCGGTTGTCGGCAGCGAAGCGATCGGCGGCTGCGACGCGGTGTTTGCCTGTGGCGCGGCGGGTGTTCAGCTGTTGAGCAGCGACGAATTGGCCGGCTCCGACGTTCGTTTGGCGATCGATCTGAACGCGGTGCCCCCGGTTGGCATCGAGGGGATCGACGTGATGGATCGCGGCAAATCGCGGCAAGACCGGATTGATTATGGAGCGATTGGGGTCGGCGGGACGAAGATGAAAATTCATCGCGCCGCGATCCAGCGACTCTTCGAATCCAACGATCAGCAGCTCGATGCCGAAGCAATCTATGCAATCGGGCAAACCGTTTAA
- a CDS encoding segregation and condensation protein A yields the protein MTFRIELPAYRGPMDLLLYLVRRSELDITTMSLTNVIDQYLEYLEVLQDLDVNGVGDFIDLASTLVEFKSKAVLPQADDEQEEEVLEDPQDELVERLLEYKRFRDASSILDEMGEQWQQRYPRIADDLPPRQIDPGDQPIADLELWDLVSAFGRIMREASGPPPTQVVYDDTPIHVYMQRIHEQLLKVDEVRFSDLFDLGAHKSAMIGIFLAILELARHYGVSTRQEAGGIDIVVTRGERFETELNVSEVDNYDASAVDETNLPIKKSS from the coding sequence ATGACCTTCCGAATCGAATTGCCAGCCTACCGCGGCCCGATGGATCTGCTGTTGTATCTGGTCCGCCGCAGCGAACTGGACATCACCACGATGTCGTTGACCAATGTGATCGACCAATACCTGGAATATTTGGAAGTTTTGCAGGATCTGGACGTCAACGGCGTGGGCGATTTTATCGATCTCGCTTCAACCCTGGTCGAATTTAAGAGCAAAGCGGTCCTGCCGCAGGCCGACGACGAGCAGGAAGAAGAGGTCCTGGAAGACCCTCAGGACGAGCTTGTCGAACGGCTGTTGGAGTACAAGCGATTCCGCGACGCGTCGAGCATCTTGGACGAGATGGGAGAGCAGTGGCAGCAGCGGTATCCACGGATCGCCGACGATCTTCCACCGCGCCAGATCGATCCTGGCGATCAACCGATCGCCGACCTGGAGCTGTGGGATCTGGTCAGCGCCTTTGGCCGGATCATGCGCGAAGCCTCCGGCCCGCCGCCGACCCAAGTGGTCTACGACGACACGCCGATCCATGTCTACATGCAACGCATTCACGAACAATTGCTGAAGGTCGATGAAGTCCGTTTCTCAGACTTGTTCGATCTGGGGGCTCATAAGTCCGCAATGATTGGTATCTTTCTTGCGATCCTAGAGTTGGCAAGGCACTACGGTGTGTCGACCCGGCAGGAAGCCGGCGGCATAGATATCGTGGTCACTCGCGGCGAACGGTTCGAGACGGAGCTGAATGTAAGCGAGGTCGACAACTACGACGCCAGCGCCGTCGATGAAACGAACTTGCCCATTAAAAAGTCGTCTTGA
- the fae gene encoding formaldehyde-activating enzyme, with the protein MQFYIGEALDGDGNEIAHIDLMIGSKDGPVGVAFANALANQSEGHTNLLAVLAPNVAVKPATVMVTKVTIKGMKQAVQMFGPAQAAVAKAVADSVGDGVIPADQAENLVIVCGVFIHPEAEDNKKIYDYNYSATKMAIVNAMGNKPSADEMLAQKDVDHPFKGF; encoded by the coding sequence ATGCAATTTTACATCGGCGAAGCACTTGATGGCGATGGCAACGAAATCGCGCACATCGACCTGATGATCGGTAGCAAAGACGGACCTGTTGGCGTCGCGTTCGCCAACGCCTTGGCAAACCAAAGCGAAGGTCACACCAACCTGCTGGCCGTTTTGGCTCCTAACGTTGCCGTTAAACCAGCTACCGTGATGGTCACCAAAGTAACCATCAAGGGAATGAAGCAAGCGGTTCAAATGTTTGGCCCCGCACAAGCCGCGGTTGCCAAAGCAGTTGCCGATTCGGTTGGCGACGGCGTGATCCCAGCCGACCAAGCTGAAAACCTCGTGATCGTCTGCGGTGTCTTCATTCACCCCGAAGCCGAAGACAACAAGAAGATCTACGACTACAACTACAGCGCCACCAAGATGGCGATCGTCAATGCGATGGGCAACAAGCCATCGGCCGACGAAATGCTGGCTCAAAAGGATGTCGATCATCCATTCAAGGGCTTCTAA